In the Arachis ipaensis cultivar K30076 chromosome B04, Araip1.1, whole genome shotgun sequence genome, TCCGTCGTAGTCACCATATGGAAGAAATGGCTGCTTACTAATCAGGACAGACATCCGGTCTGTCTGCCGTCTCTCTACTCCAGACAGAGTGGCCAATCTGGTGATCAATAATGGGAAGAAAATGTTGTACTTCTGCTTCTGTGTCACCTTCCACATCGAGTATCTGATAAGGGGAAGAACAGAGATCCTCTTCCCCTCCAGAATGGCACAAAGGAGAACTGCCGCACAGACCCTGATGTGCGTGGCATGCGAGCTCGGAAGGATAAAGTCGGCGATAATCTGCTGCCAGATCCTCGCCTCCGAGTTGAGATCAGTGTACGCAATGCTCTACGGAACCGCGTTCTCTCCCCTATTGTACTCCCATCTGGCCTCAAGTGTGCCAATCTTCCTCAAAACAACCTCTAATGATATCTTGCCCGATAACAAATCCCTCACTATCTGAGGATAGGCGTCACGAGCCGGAGGAATATGCAGAATACCTAAGAGGGCCTCTAAAGCAGTATCAGAGATGTCCAGAGTGACACCTCTGAGAAAAATAGTTGGGGCGTCCCTCTTCAGGAGAttcgcataaaattctttgacctgGTGTTCATTAACTTCCACTGGATCGAATTTTACGAACTCCCAATGATAAAAATCAAGTCTGTTTAAAATCTGGTACGCATATTTCTCAGGCAAGTTTAGCTTTCGCTCATAGTGAAAggctttgttttctattttcttgTATTGTTCTTGGACTTCAGCATTTATAAATGTGTCAGGTAGGGTACTAGGAGAAGCAGGAAGAGGGCGATCCAAAGGattggctttctcttttcctttgcgAGTCATCCTGAAAAAGGCAAAAACAGAATACAGCTCAGAAGAACAGATGAAAGTCACAGAATCCAAAAGATATAATCAAACAGTTCAAATAAAAGCCAATCAAGTAAACAAATACCAAATCAAGGGATAACATGTATAAAACAGTTAAAGGTTCAAAAGAATATTTTCCCAAGATCAAGCAACCTAAGCAACAATTGAATGAGTGGACAAACAATGAAAGCATATGTATGTCTTAGGTGCATTATGTAAGTGAATTGAATTGCAGAAATTGATTATTGCAATTGTGCCTGGGAAATTGAAAAGAGTTTGCAAAAATTAGCACAAAAGGCAAAAATCAAAGTCACGGTGAAAGCTTGACATATTCATGTTGAGAAGTAAGAAATGACCACATGCACATAGCTCCTTGTCCAAAGAAGTACTTGCGTGAAAAACAAAGTACATTGCTCAAAAACATAATAGAACAAGTGGCTATGTATGTGGTTGTCCATTTTATAACAGTTCATGAATATGCAACAACATTAATTCACGTAGAAAGCAAGGTATGTACTGCCGCCAATGACACCAAACAAATTTCAAAATTGCAAGTTTAATGCTAGTTTGGTGTGTGAGCCAAAGGGAATGAGCAGTCAGCATATAATGCATTAGTTCAACATGTTATGCACTTAAAAGTACTAAATAGAATGACTAAAGCTGTGAATTTCAGTTCAATAGCAAAGAAGTGCATAGTTTGtaaactaattaataaaggaTGATATGCACAGTAAAATCGGTATCAAATCAGATAATTAGACAGCAGTTTGAAGTTCAGTTTGATATTTCAGTATGAACACAGAGTGCATAATTAATAAATTCCAGGCAGCATCCCTAGTTAGCATAAAATTGCACAAGTATGAAGTAATAATGCAAAAATGGAGGAAAATGCAAAAAATCGATGTTGATCAGACACAGATGTTGGTTCAAAAATCCATTCAGGCATTTTGTCAAGCATAAAATGTGCAATATTCACAGGCATCAATCATAGTTCAACAATGGCAGCATCTATAATTCAGTCTCAAGCAACAGCATTCAGCCCTAGACACAGCAACATCATTCAGTTCCAACAACATTCAACAATAAACAGCCAATCACATATTCAATCCAAACTCACAGGTCATCTAACCTTAAACCACTTAGTAActagaacaaaattaaaaacagaaatgaACAGAAGCAGGAAAATGAGGCAGGAATCAAGAAGAAAGGAATCAAGGCAAGGAGTAAAACCTGTAAtgcagaagaaaaaaaaggaagcaGATAGAGCAGAGGTGGTGAACGGTCACGGCGGCACAGAAAGTCACCGCCGCTGGTGCTGCTCGGTTGCCAGATGGAAAGGCGCGGATAGGGCTAAGCGCTGCGGCGATGTGGTAGAGACAGGGAGGAGAGAAAAGAAGGAAatggagaaaagagagagaaatgaagaaggaagagagagagagagagggcgaCGGTGGCGGCAGCATTATCGCTGGCAGTGGTGGTCGTGGGGTGGAGGTTGGTGGTGGTAGTGGTTATGGGTGTTCagagaaaagagaggagaaacaGGGGAGCGGTAGGGTTTTGGCAACTGAAGCACAACCCTCCCCCCTTTTCGAATTAACATTCGAAAAGggtcctgtgcggacgcacacaaggGAAAAGAAGgggtattgatgagcggataatttatacgctttttggcattgtttttagtatgtttttagtaggatctagttacttttagggatgttttcattagtttttatgttaaatccacatttctagactttactatgagtttgtgtatttttctgtgatttcaggtattttctggctgaaattgagggacttcagcaaaaatcagattcagagccagaagaaggactgctgatgctgttggattctgacctccctgcactcaaagtggattttctggagctacagaactcaaaatggcgcgcttctaattgctttggaaagtagacatccagggcttttcagaaatatataatagtctatactttggccgagtttagacgatgcaaaagggcgttgaacgccagttctacgctgcagtctggagttaaacgccagaaacacgtcacaaactagagttgaacgctagaaacacgttacaaactggcgttcaactccaagaatgacctctccacgtgtaaacttcaagctcagcccaagcacacaccaagtgggccccggaagtggatttatgcatcaattacttacttttgtaaaccctagtaactagtttagtataaataggactttttactattgtataaaaggacctttgatcagttttatgctatcttagactttcatgggggctggccattcggccatgcctggaccattatcacttatgtattttcaaacggtagagtttctgcactccatagattaaggtgtggagctctgttgttcctcatgatttaaagcaaactactactattttctattcaattcaacttattccgcttctaagatctccatttgcacccaagaacatgatggatgtgatgattatgtgacgctcatcatcattctcacttatgaacgcgtgcctgacaaacacttccgttctacatgcaaccaagctagaatgagtatctcttagatatctaatacaggggactgagtccgagttattagtctcttcgtggtataagttagaacccatggatggccatttctgagatccggaaagtataaaccttgtctgtggtattccgagtaggatctgggaaggaatggctgtgacgaacttcaaactcgcgagtgctgggcgtagtgacagacgcaaaaggatagtaacactacaaaaaaaatgaTATAAAACGGCATTAATAATATGGTGGTTCTATAATATTGCCATAATATTTGAGTATTTTGACGTTTATGATTATTGCCGTAATTCATTGGTAGTTAACggcgttttttttttcttctcgcGGTTTTAAACGCCATTATCAATTTGTATAAAATGCTCAACCCTAAATTAACCCATCATAACTGTGTTGAACTTGAAATGCTGCCAGTGTGAGAAAAATCTTGAAGCTCTGCCACTATGATATCCTCTGTCACGATCTCTCCTCCGACGACTCCTCTCTCCAGTGACGGTCTCCTCCGGCAACGTCTCCTCCAGCGGCGTCTCCTCCAGCAATGACCTCCTTCTGCGACCTCTGCTCCAGTGACGGTCTCCTTCGGCGACGTCTCCTCTTGCGACTTCTCCTCCAGCGACATCTTTTCCAGCGGCTTCTCCTCCAGCGACGATCTCCTCCTGTGGCATTCTCCTACGCCGGCAATCTCGTCAATCGAGCTATTGAGCTGCGAGTTTCTCTTCCGGCAGACTCACGAGTAGGTTCTTCTCTCTCTTTGCCTTTGTTctcttgaaaatattttattctaatcgATGGTCTTAGGCTTGCCTTAGATTAGAtgaacaaatttaattaaaattgatTTGAATCTCAATATAGTAGTCAAAATGTTTCTCGTTCTTTATTCTCAGCATGTATGTGCTCTATTTTGTTGTTCAATTTCCATAAAAGAAAAGAGGAAAACACTATTTGTAATTATTATATTCTTGTGATTTGCTATAAAATTATACCATTGCTTTGCTTTTCTGGATGAGTTATGATTTGAGTACGACATAAtactcttaaaattaactttctaaGAGATTATATTTAGTTTATTGAACTATAGCAATTTCTCATGTTAGTATACTCATCTTTGTCAGGGCTTTGTCCTGTCTGATCCAAAGAATAGGATGTTCCTTTGCAATTTCCGCATTGTGATATCATTGGTTTGTGGTGCTTATTTAGTTGGCAATGCATTCACCACCAAGGAATATAAACAAGTAAGTACGAATTTCTATTCCAAACTTCTAACTCTGAAATATGAATTGCTAGACAGAAAGAGAGAAGATTGTTATAGCTTAACTTTTTGTTGTATCTTACACATTATGTCTCTGAAAAGtctcaaaataaaattttagtcatTGCTATCTTATACTCTATCTCTAGTGTTTCTATCCTTCAATCTTTCTATGAGGGCTTCATTCATGTACTAATAGATAGTCATAATCTCCATGGATGCAAATAtcgtttatttttattatatagagtcttctctcctttctccccTGTCTGCTGCACTTTGAAGTTTGAACTCAACTCctatatattttcttcttcttctcctaggCGAAGGACACCTTCAAAGTTCCCTTCAAATCTGAAGGGAAGGGAAACTTCAGAACAGTGAGCTTCAAGTTCAAAGCAGTTGCACCAAGAACAAGACTCACATTCTACAGCTCCTTTTACCATACCAGAATTGATGATTATGGATCTCTCTGTGGCCCTGTTCTTGACCAGGTTATAGTGTTCCCTGTCACCTAAGTTATTAAACCATTAATGTAGTACTTAGTAACTATGATTTTTGCAAGTTACTTGAGCCTGTCTTCTGTATAATTGCACGAGACTATACCACTCTTTTACTCTAGTTTGCTGAGCACAAGAcaccaattttaatttttgttcattAAAAAATTTGGCTCAAGAGTTTGAAGATCAAATTTTTAATCATGGGAGTTGAATGTTCATGAAATGATTAAGTAGTATATTTTAGTTTTTGATTGTTACCATGTGTTATTGGAAATCATGAGTTTCAATAAGCATGCGTTTGTTTCATGCCAACATTCTGATCAATGCAACTTTTTccccttcttttttctttatttgtttgttccAGGTTTTGGGGTTGTAGGTTCTTGTAGTACAGGAAAAAAAAGGTAGATTTCATGGAATTGGCTACTGGAAGTTACCTTCTAGAGTTGTCGACGTGGTATGCAGTACAGGAGATTTTTGCAGCATGGTTATTGTAACATGGTTATTGGCTACTGGAAGTTACCTACTGAAGTTATTGTAAAATGGTTTTGTACCTGCAGGGTGAGGAGATTTTCGCAGCAGCTATTAGTGAAGTAAAAGAAGAGACAAGACTGAGTATCTAAGTAAATGTGACAAGTTTTTTTTATTGATCATAAGTTCATAACAACTGTTTCATATGgtccatcttttttttttttttgtttagattgATACAGAATTTGTAGAAATACTAGCATTCAGGTGTGAATCTTCTAACTTTTGTATGGAATTTAATCCTGATATATCATTGTAACATTGTATTTATGAATtgtaataactaatttaaaaACACAATTTGTATGTATGATTTTCACTGAATTCTAACTCTATTTTCGAtatattaagcacaaaagaggCATATTAATGATTTTCTTAGGAGGAATTTGAATTTTCAGTGATTGAACAAAAATCATTAATCACCATCACCAAGTcctgtttttctatttttaaggGAAGTGCAGAATTCATTCTTTGGGAAATCAGATTTGTCATTTCTTTGCATCTTGCGCCATCTTTCTGTTGAGATAAAAAAGCGAGAATTGGAAATTGAAGTAGCTCAGGTACTTTTGTTTGACGATTTCACATCATTCTTCTGTTTATTTTGTTCACCCAACGTAACTTTTTAGCAAATGATACTATAAGTATGAGATGATAGAAGGAGAAATATCCAAAAGATGAACCTAGTGGTGCTAATAAGTTATTTTCTTAATATACAGAAAGAAGAATTAGGATTTGACCACCAGGAGGTAGCCATGCCATCTGTGCCTCCACCAAATAAGgtaagttacatggttatttatattaattaagatttaagaatgaaaatgTGTTGCTGATTTCAGATTATTAATTGTTTCTAGCTTTTGTCAATGGAGGAGCTGCGGGAGAGACGCCTTACTGACCCTCGTCTTCCAAAGTAAGATTTTGGGGGGTGCAATGTGTTGTTAAAGAATATGTATAAGATTCTATTTAGAGAACATTCATGTATCTAAAGCTAAGGATCTCTGATGACTAAGTTTGTTGCTTCAGAACTTACCGGAACAAAATTGCTACAACTAAATTCACCCCTTGGCCAATAGAGATAAGGTTCTGTGAACCTACAACTTCAACAAATCAGACCAAATCTCCTCCCAGGTAATACTTTGCAGGGGAAAAGAAGGGTAGATCAATTCTTTGCCTTTTTTAATACTTGTTTAAATGTTTTATGTAGTTTGAATTTTTGGTTTAGAGCAAAGGGAAAACTTTCAGATGATCAGGCCTTGCATAGGTACATTATCTTGTAtcatctttttatttcttttactctACATGTTAATGTTGTTATTGCCTAAAGTCTTGTACTTATCTCAGTATGCCAAACCATATTCAATTCCGGAAGTGAAGACTACTcacaacaaaaagaagaaaagcacGCAGATTTAATTAGAAGTTTGAAATCTAGCATGGACAACTTGAATAAGGAGGTAACATTTTAGGCACTATTATTTGTAACTACTCTTTCTTCATTCATCTATACTTCTAAATATAGTAAATTTATTTTCTAGTATCATGCGAAAGGTAACATGGATAGCATTAGCATTTTCCTTATATTCGAGTTGTGACTTTTATTGTTGTGTCTGGTGTAAATGTGATCTAAATTGTGTCTTCTTATTGCAATTggaaaagatgaaaaaaaaaagaattaaactcCATGAAGTAAATAACTCATTTGCATTGATTGCCGTGAAACATGTATTTTTCTTTGTTCAGATTCTTATGAATTTTATCTGTTGCTCAGGCTAATCAAGAATGGGGAAATATATTTCCTGTGTTCAAGGAAATATCTGTCACTGACAATGCATTAGAAAGGGTTCTTGCTTTGGAGATTGAGCTTGCCGAAGCATTGCAGGCCAAGAAGAAATCAAGCATGCAATTTCAAAGGTACACCTTTCTTTTGGAGCAGTAATTAGATTTTGGTACATTTAGATGCTAATTTTGGAAGCACTTCACTTAAATTTACCATTTTCTTTGTTCTCGGTTAAAATTTGATGACTGGTTAGAATCTAAATTCTGATGCATCATCTTTTTTACTCTTTGAAATGAAGTAATGATCTTTTTCTTGTTTTAGCTATCAATTGCATTTTAAAACAAGTACTTTGCTGATTGAATTAAATAATCTCCAAAAGATATTAACACTGTTGTTTTGCACAATTAATTAATGTAGAAGAGTTTTATACTAACATCTAATTAAGAGTCACTTTTATCTACGTGGCAGTTCCTAACTTAATGGAGCAAATCATTATCCCACTACGTACTTATTCCAAATTAAAATCTCCTTATGAATAATTGCTTGGTTTATATTCTTATTTATTTCATCGGCATACTAATTTCTTATAGTGTTTGATTTTGTACGTTACAGATTCAAGTGTCCTTTTGGTGAATGAAGCAATGCAATTAAGTACGTACCATGAGGAGGATATATGTAGTGgtcttatttgtttattttatttgttagtttGACTCCACTTACATTTGTTAAAATATGTGCTTAGTCATACAATATTACATCTTCTTAACTAGATGAAAGAGATGCCAACTACTCATAATGATAGTAACTTTACTCAAGAATTTCACAAGCTTTTCGAAATGATTGAATTATTAGTAACACCTTAGATTTGAACAATTTAAAATTCATTGCTACAAGTAAAAACAAATTCAGTTAAGAATGCCTTATTTTTCACGGTTGAATTAGATTATTGTATGGCATGGGAAGCAATGTCACAAAGTTGGAATAATGGTTTCTTAAATTTAATACACATTAACGGTTCATATCTAAATTGAGTCTCTGTTTTTATTATTAGCAGCAATTGAACTTGAGATTAACTAAGGGTTACAAATAGTACAGCAGCTTGTTTTATATACTGATATGACAAATCTGGAATTGGTTAAGGGATATTTTTCTACTGCATGCAGGTTCTGGATTTTAGCCTTCATCCTCGAGAACTCAAGTCTGTGTCTTATAACACAATATACCACTCAATTAGGCAAGTTTCTTCCATCTTTTATTCCCTCTGATTCTTTTTAGCTGTCACTGTTGCTTTTTGGTACATCATTGATCAATTGACATTGGTCCAAGTAACATAAATAACATATAAATGAAAATGGAGAGAATATTATTGACTGTTGATAACTCAATGTAACTCATCCTGTAGGTTGAAAATGACACCAAGTAGTGTTTTAATTAAGCTCTCTGCTGTTTCTGGAGATGCTTCAACAATGCATACTATGCATGAGTTGGAGGAGTAAGCACATCTGAATTTAATTCCCTCTGGTTTGTTGCAGGGAACAGCGTCGGTGGTCCTCGCTGGACTTGTTACCACTACAAAAAAAGAAGTATAAAAGAGAAAGGAAGTCCCAATCTCTCAGATCTAAAATTCCATCCGAAGACGCGAAGTTCCACCGAGTTTGCTGTCGCAGAAGGAGAAAACTTTTGGCCTCCAAatcttattcatcatcacttagcTAAGCTACTTGTCTTGTATATTCATATTCTAAGTAGTAAAAACAGCACTTGTTAGATGGTTTAAATACATTATTAGTCTTGACTGATTAGTGTTTATTGCAATGCTTGTATTTTGGTAAGTTTAGTAAGACAAGCTTTTGTATAgaagttattacttttgattttcaataataaaatattatatattatattaatattttgtttttgagttatataatatttcatttatggattatgattttttgccattgtgaaattttaatcacaaaattatttatttaacgcgataaaaatgacggtaaaaattgttaaaaacaacgataaaaaatgtcactgtcagggtaaaatggcggttcaaaaatgccattttaaccaactaAAACGCTACTGTcagggtaaaaatggcggttcaaaaatgccattttaaccaactaAAACGCTACTGTcagggtaaaaatggcggttcaaaaatgccattttaaccaaccaaaacgccACTCTGTCAAAGTAATAATGGCGGTttaaaccgccgttttaacctatccaaaaaccgccattttaaccttgGAAATAACGGCGATTTAaactgccgttttaaccaacaaaaacgacactctgtcagggtaataatggcggttcaaaccgccgttttaactNNNNNNNNNNNNNNNNNNNNNNNNNNNNNNNNNNNNNNNNNNNNNNNNNNNNNNNNNNNNNNNNNNNNNNNNNNNNNNNNNNNNNNNNNNNNNNNNNNNNNNNNNNNNNNNNNNNNNNNNNNNNNNNNNNNNNNNNNNNNNNNNNNNNNNNNNNNNNNNNNNNNNNNNNNNNNNNNNNNNNNNNNNNNNNNNNNNNNNNNNNNNNNNNNNNNNNNNNNNNNNNNNNNNNNNNNNNNNNNNNNNNNNNNNNNNNNNNNNNNNNNNNNNNNNNNNNNNNNNNNNNNNNNNNNNNNNNNNNNNNNNNNNNNNNNNNNNNNNNNNNNNNNNNNNNNNNNNNNNNNNNNNNNNNNNNNNNNNNNNNNNNNNNNNNNNNNNNNNNNNNNNNNNNNNNNNNNNNNNNNNNNNNNNNNNNNNNNNNNNNNNNNNNNNNNNNNNNNNNNNNNNNNNNNNNNNNNNNNNNNNNNNNNNNNNNNNNNNNNNNNNNNNNNNNNNNNNNNNNNNNNNNNNNNNNNNNNNNNNNNNNNNNNNNNNNNNNNNNNNNNNNNNNNNNNNNNNNNNNNNNNNNNNNNNNNNNNNNNNNNNNNNNNNNNNNNNNNNNNNNNNNNNNNNNNNNNNNNNNNNNNNNNNNNNNNNNNNNNNNNNNNNNNNNNTcaaaaaaccgccattttaaccctggaaataacggcggtttgaaccgccatgtTAACTTATTCAAAAACCGCTGTTTTAACCCAGGGAATTGTGGCGGTTTTTAGAAAACCgtcgtaataaccagaatggtgCCCAGAATTACGTCACTTTACGAAACCGCCATtattggtaataatggcggtttgaaccgccgtaAATACCAaaaaaaccgccgtttttaccaaaattttttgtagtgtaaatcctattccagtatgatcgagaacctccagatgattagccatgccgtgacagagcatttggaccattttcacagagaggatgggatgtagccattgacaacggtgatgcccttacagaaagcttgctatggaaaggagtaagactgattggatgaagacagcggaaaagcagagattcagaggaatgaaagcatctctatacgcttatctgaaattctcaccaataaattacataagtatttctatctttattttctgtttatttattattattattcgaaaactccataaccatttgatatccgtctgactgagattaacaagatgaccatagcttgcttcataccaacaatctccgtgggatcgacccttactcacgtaaggttttattacttggacgacccagtgcacttgctggttagttgtgcgaagttgtgaagtNNNNNNNNNNNNNNNNNNNNNNNNNNNNNNNNNNNNNNNNNNNNNNNNNNNNNNNNNNNNNNNNNNNNNNNNNNNNNNNNNNNNNNNNNNNNNNNNNNNNNNNNNNNNNNNNNNNNNNNNNNNNNNNNNNNNNNNNNNNNNNNNNNNNNNNNNNNNNNNNNNNNNNNNNNNNNNNNNttttgattaaaaaatttcaagtttgttacttacttgttaagaaagattcaaacttttaagttctagaatcatatcttgtgatttcttgtgaatcaagtcattaattgtgaatttaaaaatcaaatctttttcaaaactaatttcaatcatatcttttcaaaaatatctttttatcctatccttttcaaata is a window encoding:
- the LOC107639310 gene encoding uncharacterized protein LOC107639310 isoform X1, whose amino-acid sequence is MTSFCDLCSSDGLLRRRLLLRLLLQRHLFQRLLLQRRSPPVAFSYAGNLVNRAIELRVSLPADSRGFVLSDPKNRMFLCNFRIVISLVCGAYLVGNAFTTKEYKQAKDTFKVPFKSEGKGNFRTVSFKFKAVAPRTRLTFYSSFYHTRIDDYGSLCGPVLDQVIVFPVT
- the LOC107639310 gene encoding uncharacterized protein LOC107639310 isoform X2 encodes the protein MTSFCDLCSSDGLLRRRLLLRLLLQRHLFQRLLLQRRSPPVAFSYAGNLVNRAIELRVSLPADSRGFVLSDPKNRMFLCNFRIVISLVCGAYLVGNAFTTKEYKQAKDTFKVPFKSEGKGNFRTVSFKFKAVAPRTRLTFYSSFYHTRIDDYGSLCGPVLDQVLGL
- the LOC107639310 gene encoding uncharacterized protein LOC107639310 isoform X3 — translated: MTSFCDLCSSDGLLRRRLLLRLLLQRHLFQRLLLQRRSPPVAFSYAGNLVNRAIELRVSLPADSRGFVLSDPKNRMFLCNFRIVISLVCGAYLVGNAFTTKEYKQVLVVQEKKGRFHGIGYWKLPSRVVDVVCSTGDFCSMVIVTWLLATGSYLLKLL
- the LOC107639310 gene encoding acyl-coenzyme A thioesterase 8-like isoform X4, producing the protein MELATGSYLLELSTWEVQNSFFGKSDLSFLCILRHLSVEIKKRELEIEVAQKEELGFDHQEVAMPSVPPPNKLLSMEELRERRLTDPRLPKTYRNKIATTKFTPWPIEIRFCEPTTSTNQTKSPPSLNFWFRAKGKLSDDQALHSMPNHIQFRK